The following DNA comes from Spirulina major PCC 6313.
ATATCCCGTCCCTGTTTGGGAGCGAATCGATAGGTAATCAGCCGGACGACGGTAGGAGTGTAGCGACCGATAATAATTGCGGTGATGAAGAAGCTGAGAAAGACAATGGCATTAAGTAATTGATGCTGATCTAGCCATTGGATGATTTGGCTGACAACGGGGGAAAATTGCGCGAAGTCCATAGATTAAATCGTGATAGGGGAATCAACATTCAGCGTCCGTTCTTCCAAGGAAAATTCAATACCGTAGTCAGTGAGTTGCCGCGTCACATTTTGCTTGGCCATATCTAACACTTGGCGGCGTAAATCCATGGAAACATCCCCAGACCCCAGGATGAAAAAGTTGATTTGCGCTTGGGTTTTGATGGAAACACCTGGCTCTATTAAGTTCCGAAAAGAGACTTCGGTGCTGCGCGGATCGATGCCCAGAATGTCTTGGGTACTGTTGAGAATGATCTGACGGACGAAGGCTTTTTCTGAATCTTCAATCTGACGGTTAACGGTGAGATAAAAGAGAGAAATTACTTTTTTCGCGCCGGTAAAGTTTTCGATGTTGGCGGAGGCGAGGGAACTGTTGGGGACGATGACAAGCGTACCTTTACCGGAGGTGCGGATTTTGGTGGATCGCAGGCCGACGGATTCGACGCGGCCAAACGTACCATCGGGCAAACCAATGTAGTCATCGACGACAAAGGGGCGGTCTAAATAGAGGACGATGCCGCCGAGGATTTGCTCTAGGGTTTTTTGGGCGGCGAAGGCGATCGCTAACCCCCCAACGCCTAAACTGGCCAGCAGTCCGACGATGTTTACTCGATGCACTTGGGCGAAGATAATCACGACAATGACGACGAGCAAGAGATTCGCGATCGCTTTCGTCACATTCAGCACTTCACTATTCACTTTGCGCTGACTTTGGATCGCATTATCGAGGAGATATTCATCAAACAGACGACGAAAAAAGCGAAATCCAAAAATAATTAATAATGTGCCAAAAATAAACCCCAAGGCGGTTTCACCGAGCCACCACCAATAGTTAAGGGGAATATACACCAAGGTGACATCTCCCACGCCCAACAGGGTAATGAGCAGAACGAGGAGCAAGTCGGGGGCGATGAGTTGTTGATAAATGACGGTGGTTTGACGGGGGAGGCGTTGGAGGAGTTGGTTAATGAGCGATCGCACCAACAAAATCAACAACACAACCCCCAAACTCGCACCGATCCCAATCAAAACTTTGGTCAGCAGTGCCGTGGGAATCGTCAGTTCAGTGGGAGCAGTGGCATCCATAGGGAGGGATCAATAGATAAATAAAAAAGGAAACGGAGACTCGGCGAGCGGGGCGATGGCATCATCATCCCATCAGATGCGGAGCCATGGACGGCCCAGGGGACGGTGTGACTCGGATTCACTGCCCTGGTGTGGAGTCAGTCTTTCCTGTTTTACGGCCCGTGTGGGGATCGGCGCATCTATCAAAATAGTGGTTTTTGTCCGTCCGATGCTCTCACCCTGGGCGGATTTAGGGCGATCGCTTCGTGGCCACAACGGCATAAAAGGGATCATGGCCGCCCATGCCGATCAGTTGCAGCAGGGCGGGGACGGGGGCGATGTGGGTGATCAGTTCGGGTTCGGTGAAGTCGGGGATGGCGCGGATATAGCGCTGCACGAGTTGGACTCGGCTCGATTCGCTGCCGTCGCGCCAAGCAGCGATCGCTTTTTGATAAAACATCCGATTGG
Coding sequences within:
- a CDS encoding mechanosensitive ion channel family protein produces the protein MDATAPTELTIPTALLTKVLIGIGASLGVVLLILLVRSLINQLLQRLPRQTTVIYQQLIAPDLLLVLLITLLGVGDVTLVYIPLNYWWWLGETALGFIFGTLLIIFGFRFFRRLFDEYLLDNAIQSQRKVNSEVLNVTKAIANLLLVVIVVIIFAQVHRVNIVGLLASLGVGGLAIAFAAQKTLEQILGGIVLYLDRPFVVDDYIGLPDGTFGRVESVGLRSTKIRTSGKGTLVIVPNSSLASANIENFTGAKKVISLFYLTVNRQIEDSEKAFVRQIILNSTQDILGIDPRSTEVSFRNLIEPGVSIKTQAQINFFILGSGDVSMDLRRQVLDMAKQNVTRQLTDYGIEFSLEERTLNVDSPITI